One stretch of Brachyhypopomus gauderio isolate BG-103 chromosome 8, BGAUD_0.2, whole genome shotgun sequence DNA includes these proteins:
- the stk11ip gene encoding serine/threonine-protein kinase 11-interacting protein isoform X1, which yields MMSGTRGGRSTLVHSLATLLRSNGDSVLDGSSVLTLQADCVQHLTHLFEQYLLSRTQQHGFLALPSHPADTVSLLQLQFIFDVLQKTLALKLINPPGSSLQSVVKIFPFKSLKHLELKRIPPGCLQGLRGVYSQLEVFTCSRALTTLKELLLHCGGDLSSALPWLELHTLNFSYNSISSLDDSLSLLNVLKSLDLSHNRIQDCAEFLMPLGELQRLNLAYNNLQGAPQLAHNCRAKLITLVLRNNELETINGVELLSSLQHLDLAYNLLLEHSKLTPLSGLHNLQTLMLEGNPLYFQKTHRLSTVSHLSPRAASQGLLLDGSSLSSAELAAVPKQKMGQTCQAHQVAVAPEQVVQDVSSGGGDMSDGLSVSESGAGRIRRRRSRVKLQPGNRMSVFSSGLSHASVKVRAASISEPSDTDHEPRQTALQDVVLPHQKDIERMDSFRQQMGEDWLRFQHHLDGSLDPALLPAPGAESGVAQVTADSGDAPRPPRPEMLPAPLLSSEPKGEEELDTESTLQWSGHSPLSTESTLETSAGEPQASVTACTLPAPEDEQEEEEEEEEDLGVDLCRPTLVQVLSEGQEVEGSTPHFLRVRQGHVQEVEVHKGRVRTQLELSCLTRISVSQATWVEKEEERSQPALELHFNYINRSKRKRRYAMLDEDPQQAVQALVEVLSRVVEENEQQVVQERERVRLQCLKCHSDFPRPGDETPSGGPDRPPACRTQQGGTGRPDAGHGPDDIIYCPECSSDHVVHLTGHAALSTSTPVNLDAGQNANSCFHFDDIDTPVRPQMSLKTQSPDVSLSGSPLCVSNDSEFSTVQEGATDTYLTAHSSLSNLTTNQSEAWSDQPIGSRSVDMQAQGDPEAMVDGLKGSGVGPQEHPEHPQSAPHVQGPGCVPFDLTSEDFEAVDHRLKLFLDVEVFEGEEEIHCFLKMSVVKFGDPVEFPSLMVVSDQHIYILEITSQSKGQPSDWLRKRASHRLCELSYLEVGLGSQTIHMEFEETGAAYTLLVRDAARCRRFYSHLTGLTRELAPKSDSKLRGISTTRLNPKHHLWPLVCEASEMAMEGDSHPPFLYLLAFLQRGDGLTSVTVLATRDTLCLLDEDHQWSKRQSELQADEAGQTSSARVTVREIQPISCVSSILLSSSDPCQVDIKLYDEMSKEERTWSLRTEAGQEIEDLVSWVRSQWEDMFGVRLLTAVQ from the exons ATGATGTCCGGTACCAGGGGAGGTCGGTCCACTCTGGTCCACAGCCTGGCCACGCTGCTGCGGAGTAACG GGGACTCCGTGCTGGACGGGTCCAGCGTGCTGACCCTGCAGGCGGACTGCGTgcagcacctcacacacctgttcGAGCAGTACCTGTTGAGCCGCACGCAGCAGCACGGCTTCCTGGCGCTGCCGTCCCACCCGGCCGACACCGTCTCCCTGCTGCAGCTGCAGTTCATCTTCGACGTGCTGCAGAAGACCCTGGCGCTCAAG CTCATCAACCCGCCTGGTTCAAGCTTGCAGTCCGTTGTGAAAATCTTCCCCTTTAAGTCACTAAAGCACTTGGAA CTGAAACGGATCCCCCCTGGCTGCCTGCAGGGGCTACGGGGCGTCTACTCTCAGCTGGAGGTCTTCACCTGCTCCAGGGCCCTCACCACTCTCAAG gagCTGCTGTTACACTGTGGTGGAGATCTTAGCTCTGCCCTTCCTTGGTTAGAGCTTCACACCCTCAACTTCAGTTATAACTCCATTTCTTCTCTCGACGACTCCCTG AGTTTATTGAATGTTTTGAAGTCGCTTGACCTGAGCCACAACAGAATCCAGGACTGCGCCGAGTTCTTGATG CCTCTCGGTGAGCTGCAGCGCCTGAACCTCGCCTACAACaacctgcagggggcgccacaGCTGGCCCACAATTGCAGGGCCAAGCTGATCACTCTGGTACTGAGGAACAACGAACTGGAAACCATTAACG GTGTGGAGCTGCTGTCTTCTCTTCAGCACCTCGACCTGGCCTACAACCTCCTGCTGGAGCACTCTAAGctcacccctctctctggtctgcACAACCTCCAGACG TTAATGTTGGAAGGAAATCCCTTATACTTCCAAAAAACGCATCGACTGTCAACTGTCTCCCACCTGTCACCACGAGCTGCGTCCCAAgga CTTCTCCTGGACGGATCATCGCTGTCTTCCGCCGAGCTTGCG GCTGTGCCAAAACAGAAGATGGGTCAGACATGTCAAGCACATCAAGTTGCCGTGGCACCCGAGCAGGTGGTGCAAGATGTGTCGAGTGGAGGCGGAGACATGAGTGACGGTCTGTCTGTCAGCGAATCAGGAGCAGGCCGGATCCGCAGGAGGAGGTCCAGGGTGAAGCTACAACCTGGAAACAGGATGTCTGTCTTTTCTAGTGGACTCTCACATGCATCA GTGAAGGTGAGGGCGGCTAGCATTTCTGAGCCAAGTGATACAGACCATGAACCTCGACAGACGGCGTTGCAAG ACGTGGTCCTGCCCCACCAGAAGGACATCGAGAGGATGGACAGCTTCCGTCAGCAGATGGGCGAGGACTGGCTGAGGTTCCAGCACCATCTGGACGGATCGCTGGACCCCGCCCTTCTCCCCGCCCCCGGGGCCGAGAGTGGTGTGGCACAGGTCACCGCCGACAGCGGCGACGCCCCCCGGCCGCCGCGGCCTGAAATGCTGCCGGCACCGCTGCTGTCCTCCGAGCCCAAAGGAGAAGAAGAGCTGGACACAGAGTCCACCCTGCAGTGGTCGGGACACAGCCCCCTGAGCACAGAGTCCACCCTGGAGACCAGCGCAGGCGAGCCCCAGGCTTCTGTCACGGCCTGCACACTCCCAGCACCCGAGGAcgagcaggaggaagaggaggaggaggaggaagaccttGGAG TGGACCTGTGCAGGCCCACGCTGGTGCAGGTTCTCTCCGAGGGTCAAGAGGTCGAGGGGAGCACACCTCACTTTCTGCGCGTGCGTCAGGGTCACGTACAGGAGGTGGAGGTGCACAAGGGCCGGGTCAGGACCCAGCTGGAGCTGTCCTGTCTGACGCGCATCTCCGTCTCGCAGGCCACCTGGGTGGAGAAG GAGGAAGAGAGATCACAACCTGCTCTTGAGTTACACTTTAACTATATAAACCGCtcgaagaggaagaggaggtacGCCATGCTTGATGAAGACCCTCAACAGGCTGTGCAG GCTCTGGTGGAGGTTCTGTccagggtggtggaggagaacgAGCAGCAGGTGGTGCAGGAGAGGGAGCGCGTGCGTCTGCAGTGCCTCAAGTGCCACTCTGACTTCCCCCGTCCGGGAGACGAGACCCCGTCCGGAGGCCCGGACCGCCCGCCGGCCTGTCGGACGCAGCAGGGCGGGACGGGACGCCCAGACGCGGGACACGGTCCAG ATGACATCATTTACTGCccagaatgcagcagtgatCACGTGGTCCATCTGACGGGCCATGCTGCTCTCTCCACCAGTACACCTGTCAACTTAGACGCTGGCCAGAACGCCAACAGCTGCTTTCACTTCGATGACATCGACACACCTGTTCGCCCTCAGATGTCCCTCAAG ACCCAGAGCCCGGATGTGTCTCTATCTGGCAGCCCTCTGTGTGTCTCGAACGACTCTGAGTTCTCCACAGTGCAGGAAGGAGCCACAGACACCTACCTCACCGCCCACAGCTCCCTCTCCAACCTCACGACCAATCAGAGCGAGGCCTGGTCCGACCAGCCTATCGGCTCTCGCTCCGTTGACATGCAGGCACAGGGGGACCCAGAAGCGATGGTGGATGGGCTGAAAGGAAGTGGAGTTGGCCCCCAGGAGCATCCGGAACACCCCCAGTCTGCACCGCACGTTCAAGGGCCTGGCTGTG TGCCCTTTGACCTGACGTCAGAAGACTTTGAGGCAGTGGACCACCGGCTGAAACTCTTCTTGGACGTAGAGGTCttcgagggagaggaggagattcACTGTTTCCTGAAG ATGTCCGTGGTGAAGTTCGGAGACCCTGTGGAGTTCCCATCTCTCATGGTTGTGTCTGATCAGCACATCTACATCCTGGAAATCACATCCCAGTCAAA AGGCCAGCCCTCTGATTGGCTGCGTAAGAGAGCCAGCCACCGGCTGTGTGAGCTCAGCTACCTGGAGGTGGGCCTCGGTTCCCAGACCATCCACATGGAGTTTGAGGAGACGGGAGCAGCCTACACACTGCTGGTGCGTGACGCTGCACGCTGCAGACGTTTCTACAGCCACCTGACAG GACTAACCAGGGAACTGGCTCCAAAGTCTGACAGCAAGCTAAGAGGAATCTCGACCACACGGCTGAATCCCAAACACCATCTCTG gccGCTGGTGTGTGAGGCCAGTGAAATGGCGATGGAGGGAGACAGCCATCCTCCGTTTCTTTACCTCCTGGCCTTCCTGCAGCGAG GTGACGGTTTGACCTCCGTGACTGTGCTGGCCACTCGTGACACACTCTGCCTCCTGGATGAAGACCACCAGTGGAGTAAGAGGCAGTCTGAGCTGCAGGCAGATGAGGCGGGTCAGACCAGCAGCGCGCGGGTCACTGTTCGTGAGATCCAGCCAATCAGCTGCGTCAGCTCCATCCTTCTGTCCTCGTCTGACCCGTGCCAAGTGGACATTAAACTCTATGATGAG atgTCTAAAGAGGAGAGGACGTGGTCTTTGAGGACGGAGGCTGGTCAGGAGATTGAGGATTTGGTGAGCTGGGTACGGTCTCAGTGGGAGGACATGTTTGGAGTCAGACTGCTGACTGCTGTCCAGTAG
- the stk11ip gene encoding serine/threonine-protein kinase 11-interacting protein isoform X2: MMSGTRGGRSTLVHSLATLLRSNGDSVLDGSSVLTLQADCVQHLTHLFEQYLLSRTQQHGFLALPSHPADTVSLLQLQFIFDVLQKTLALKLINPPGSSLQSVVKIFPFKSLKHLELKRIPPGCLQGLRGVYSQLEVFTCSRALTTLKELLLHCGGDLSSALPWLELHTLNFSYNSISSLDDSLSLLNVLKSLDLSHNRIQDCAEFLMPLGELQRLNLAYNNLQGAPQLAHNCRAKLITLVLRNNELETINGVELLSSLQHLDLAYNLLLEHSKLTPLSGLHNLQTLMLEGNPLYFQKTHRLSTVSHLSPRAASQGLLLDGSSLSSAELAAVPKQKMGQTCQAHQVAVAPEQVVQDVSSGGGDMSDGLSVSESGAGRIRRRRSRVKVRAASISEPSDTDHEPRQTALQDVVLPHQKDIERMDSFRQQMGEDWLRFQHHLDGSLDPALLPAPGAESGVAQVTADSGDAPRPPRPEMLPAPLLSSEPKGEEELDTESTLQWSGHSPLSTESTLETSAGEPQASVTACTLPAPEDEQEEEEEEEEDLGVDLCRPTLVQVLSEGQEVEGSTPHFLRVRQGHVQEVEVHKGRVRTQLELSCLTRISVSQATWVEKEEERSQPALELHFNYINRSKRKRRYAMLDEDPQQAVQALVEVLSRVVEENEQQVVQERERVRLQCLKCHSDFPRPGDETPSGGPDRPPACRTQQGGTGRPDAGHGPDDIIYCPECSSDHVVHLTGHAALSTSTPVNLDAGQNANSCFHFDDIDTPVRPQMSLKTQSPDVSLSGSPLCVSNDSEFSTVQEGATDTYLTAHSSLSNLTTNQSEAWSDQPIGSRSVDMQAQGDPEAMVDGLKGSGVGPQEHPEHPQSAPHVQGPGCVPFDLTSEDFEAVDHRLKLFLDVEVFEGEEEIHCFLKMSVVKFGDPVEFPSLMVVSDQHIYILEITSQSKGQPSDWLRKRASHRLCELSYLEVGLGSQTIHMEFEETGAAYTLLVRDAARCRRFYSHLTGLTRELAPKSDSKLRGISTTRLNPKHHLWPLVCEASEMAMEGDSHPPFLYLLAFLQRGDGLTSVTVLATRDTLCLLDEDHQWSKRQSELQADEAGQTSSARVTVREIQPISCVSSILLSSSDPCQVDIKLYDEMSKEERTWSLRTEAGQEIEDLVSWVRSQWEDMFGVRLLTAVQ; this comes from the exons ATGATGTCCGGTACCAGGGGAGGTCGGTCCACTCTGGTCCACAGCCTGGCCACGCTGCTGCGGAGTAACG GGGACTCCGTGCTGGACGGGTCCAGCGTGCTGACCCTGCAGGCGGACTGCGTgcagcacctcacacacctgttcGAGCAGTACCTGTTGAGCCGCACGCAGCAGCACGGCTTCCTGGCGCTGCCGTCCCACCCGGCCGACACCGTCTCCCTGCTGCAGCTGCAGTTCATCTTCGACGTGCTGCAGAAGACCCTGGCGCTCAAG CTCATCAACCCGCCTGGTTCAAGCTTGCAGTCCGTTGTGAAAATCTTCCCCTTTAAGTCACTAAAGCACTTGGAA CTGAAACGGATCCCCCCTGGCTGCCTGCAGGGGCTACGGGGCGTCTACTCTCAGCTGGAGGTCTTCACCTGCTCCAGGGCCCTCACCACTCTCAAG gagCTGCTGTTACACTGTGGTGGAGATCTTAGCTCTGCCCTTCCTTGGTTAGAGCTTCACACCCTCAACTTCAGTTATAACTCCATTTCTTCTCTCGACGACTCCCTG AGTTTATTGAATGTTTTGAAGTCGCTTGACCTGAGCCACAACAGAATCCAGGACTGCGCCGAGTTCTTGATG CCTCTCGGTGAGCTGCAGCGCCTGAACCTCGCCTACAACaacctgcagggggcgccacaGCTGGCCCACAATTGCAGGGCCAAGCTGATCACTCTGGTACTGAGGAACAACGAACTGGAAACCATTAACG GTGTGGAGCTGCTGTCTTCTCTTCAGCACCTCGACCTGGCCTACAACCTCCTGCTGGAGCACTCTAAGctcacccctctctctggtctgcACAACCTCCAGACG TTAATGTTGGAAGGAAATCCCTTATACTTCCAAAAAACGCATCGACTGTCAACTGTCTCCCACCTGTCACCACGAGCTGCGTCCCAAgga CTTCTCCTGGACGGATCATCGCTGTCTTCCGCCGAGCTTGCG GCTGTGCCAAAACAGAAGATGGGTCAGACATGTCAAGCACATCAAGTTGCCGTGGCACCCGAGCAGGTGGTGCAAGATGTGTCGAGTGGAGGCGGAGACATGAGTGACGGTCTGTCTGTCAGCGAATCAGGAGCAGGCCGGATCCGCAGGAGGAGGTCCAGG GTGAAGGTGAGGGCGGCTAGCATTTCTGAGCCAAGTGATACAGACCATGAACCTCGACAGACGGCGTTGCAAG ACGTGGTCCTGCCCCACCAGAAGGACATCGAGAGGATGGACAGCTTCCGTCAGCAGATGGGCGAGGACTGGCTGAGGTTCCAGCACCATCTGGACGGATCGCTGGACCCCGCCCTTCTCCCCGCCCCCGGGGCCGAGAGTGGTGTGGCACAGGTCACCGCCGACAGCGGCGACGCCCCCCGGCCGCCGCGGCCTGAAATGCTGCCGGCACCGCTGCTGTCCTCCGAGCCCAAAGGAGAAGAAGAGCTGGACACAGAGTCCACCCTGCAGTGGTCGGGACACAGCCCCCTGAGCACAGAGTCCACCCTGGAGACCAGCGCAGGCGAGCCCCAGGCTTCTGTCACGGCCTGCACACTCCCAGCACCCGAGGAcgagcaggaggaagaggaggaggaggaggaagaccttGGAG TGGACCTGTGCAGGCCCACGCTGGTGCAGGTTCTCTCCGAGGGTCAAGAGGTCGAGGGGAGCACACCTCACTTTCTGCGCGTGCGTCAGGGTCACGTACAGGAGGTGGAGGTGCACAAGGGCCGGGTCAGGACCCAGCTGGAGCTGTCCTGTCTGACGCGCATCTCCGTCTCGCAGGCCACCTGGGTGGAGAAG GAGGAAGAGAGATCACAACCTGCTCTTGAGTTACACTTTAACTATATAAACCGCtcgaagaggaagaggaggtacGCCATGCTTGATGAAGACCCTCAACAGGCTGTGCAG GCTCTGGTGGAGGTTCTGTccagggtggtggaggagaacgAGCAGCAGGTGGTGCAGGAGAGGGAGCGCGTGCGTCTGCAGTGCCTCAAGTGCCACTCTGACTTCCCCCGTCCGGGAGACGAGACCCCGTCCGGAGGCCCGGACCGCCCGCCGGCCTGTCGGACGCAGCAGGGCGGGACGGGACGCCCAGACGCGGGACACGGTCCAG ATGACATCATTTACTGCccagaatgcagcagtgatCACGTGGTCCATCTGACGGGCCATGCTGCTCTCTCCACCAGTACACCTGTCAACTTAGACGCTGGCCAGAACGCCAACAGCTGCTTTCACTTCGATGACATCGACACACCTGTTCGCCCTCAGATGTCCCTCAAG ACCCAGAGCCCGGATGTGTCTCTATCTGGCAGCCCTCTGTGTGTCTCGAACGACTCTGAGTTCTCCACAGTGCAGGAAGGAGCCACAGACACCTACCTCACCGCCCACAGCTCCCTCTCCAACCTCACGACCAATCAGAGCGAGGCCTGGTCCGACCAGCCTATCGGCTCTCGCTCCGTTGACATGCAGGCACAGGGGGACCCAGAAGCGATGGTGGATGGGCTGAAAGGAAGTGGAGTTGGCCCCCAGGAGCATCCGGAACACCCCCAGTCTGCACCGCACGTTCAAGGGCCTGGCTGTG TGCCCTTTGACCTGACGTCAGAAGACTTTGAGGCAGTGGACCACCGGCTGAAACTCTTCTTGGACGTAGAGGTCttcgagggagaggaggagattcACTGTTTCCTGAAG ATGTCCGTGGTGAAGTTCGGAGACCCTGTGGAGTTCCCATCTCTCATGGTTGTGTCTGATCAGCACATCTACATCCTGGAAATCACATCCCAGTCAAA AGGCCAGCCCTCTGATTGGCTGCGTAAGAGAGCCAGCCACCGGCTGTGTGAGCTCAGCTACCTGGAGGTGGGCCTCGGTTCCCAGACCATCCACATGGAGTTTGAGGAGACGGGAGCAGCCTACACACTGCTGGTGCGTGACGCTGCACGCTGCAGACGTTTCTACAGCCACCTGACAG GACTAACCAGGGAACTGGCTCCAAAGTCTGACAGCAAGCTAAGAGGAATCTCGACCACACGGCTGAATCCCAAACACCATCTCTG gccGCTGGTGTGTGAGGCCAGTGAAATGGCGATGGAGGGAGACAGCCATCCTCCGTTTCTTTACCTCCTGGCCTTCCTGCAGCGAG GTGACGGTTTGACCTCCGTGACTGTGCTGGCCACTCGTGACACACTCTGCCTCCTGGATGAAGACCACCAGTGGAGTAAGAGGCAGTCTGAGCTGCAGGCAGATGAGGCGGGTCAGACCAGCAGCGCGCGGGTCACTGTTCGTGAGATCCAGCCAATCAGCTGCGTCAGCTCCATCCTTCTGTCCTCGTCTGACCCGTGCCAAGTGGACATTAAACTCTATGATGAG atgTCTAAAGAGGAGAGGACGTGGTCTTTGAGGACGGAGGCTGGTCAGGAGATTGAGGATTTGGTGAGCTGGGTACGGTCTCAGTGGGAGGACATGTTTGGAGTCAGACTGCTGACTGCTGTCCAGTAG
- the gjc4a.1 gene encoding gap junction protein gamma 4a.1, translating into MSWSFLTHLLDEISEHSTFVGKIWLTLLIVFRIVLTVVGGETIYHDEQSKFVCNTQQPGCENVCYDAFAPLSHVRFWVFQIIMISTPSIMYLGYAMHKIARMADDDYKVRGRKRAPPTARSGDYGDGETGEEVPMITEELEPPEKDGKAEEETAETGGSRKHDGRRRIRRDGLMRVYVLQLVSRTVFEVSFLFGQYVLYGFEVAPSYVCTRSPCPHTVDCFVSRPTEKTIFLLIMYTVSLLCLVLTLLEMLHLGVGGVRDSCRERAERRRPLTEDQRNGTGPLCRRLASAPPGYHAALKKHGSGRSKAESRDAAGGPQNDEAAGRDLDRLRRHLKMAQRHLDQAYHHEDQQGAASRSSSPESNSTATEQNRLNLAQEKHVSAAEEGVHA; encoded by the exons ATGAGCTGGAGCTTCCTGACTCATTTGCTGGACGAGATCTCCGAGCACTCCACCTTCGTGGGGAAGATCTGGCTGACGCTGCTCATCGTCTTCCGCATCGTGCTGACGGTGGTGGGTGGCGAGACCATCTACCACGATGAGCAGAGCAAGTTCGTGTGCAACACGCAGCAGCCCGGGTGCGAGAACGTGTGCTACGACGCCTTCGCGCCCCTCTCGCACGTGAGATTCTGGGTCTTCCAGATCATCATGATCTCCACGCCCTCCATCATGTACCTGGGCTACGCCATGCACAAGATCGCCCGCATGGCCGACGACGACTACAAGGTCCGCGGCCGCAAGCGAGCGCCCCCCACGGCCCGGAGCGGAGACTACGGCGACGGGGAGACCGGCGAGGAGGTGCCCATGATCACGGAGGAACTGGAGCCGCCCGAGAAGGACGGGAAGGCGGAGGAGGAGACGGCGGAGACGGGCGGATCCAGGAAGCACGACGGGCGGAGGCGTATCCGTCGGGACGGCCTCATGCGCGTGTACGTGCTGCAGCTGGTGTCGCGCACGGTGTTCGAGGTTTCCTTCCTCTTCGGCCAGTACGTGCTGTACGGCTTCGAGGTGGCGCCCTCCTACGTGTGCACGCGCAGCCCCTGCCCGCACACCGTCGACTGCTTCGTCTCGCGGCCCACGGAGAAGACCATCTTCCTGCTCATCATGTACACGGTGAGCCTGTTGTGTCTGGTGCTCACCCTGCTCGAGATGCTCCACCTGGGAGTGGGCGGGGTCAGGGACTCCTGCCGTGAGAGGGCGGAGCGGCGACGCCCCCTAACCGAGGACCAGCGCAACGGAACTGGACCCCTATGCCGCCGGCTGGCCAGCGCCCCCCCGGGCTACCACGCCGCCCTGAAGAAGCACGGCTCAGGTCGCTCCAAGGCGGAGAGTCGGGACGCGGCGGGCGGCCCGCAGAACGACGAGGCGGCCGGACGGGACCTGGACAGACTGCGGAGACACCTGAAGATGGCACAGCGGCACCTGGATCAGGCGTATCACCATGaggaccagcagggggcagcatcACGCAGCAGTAGCCCAGAGTCCAACAGCACAGCAACTGAGCAGAACCGGCTTAATCTGGCCCAGGAGAAGCACGTCAGCGCTGCTGAGGAAG GTGTCCATGCATGA